Proteins from one Peromyscus eremicus chromosome 8a, PerEre_H2_v1, whole genome shotgun sequence genomic window:
- the C8AH17orf50 gene encoding uncharacterized protein C17orf50 homolog produces the protein MDKHGVKTPLWKKEVEEPEPREEEPEDESSSSSSSSSEVEKPEPESTAEVEEDAREAEEREALSVCYCPLRQEPSTQQVALLRRSDSGFWGWLSPFALLGGLAAPADRKRGAPEEPCVLETRRRPPRRGVCARCEILFCKKCKSLHSHPAYIEHCILEHPDPGKAEAAGSSERIQSQPLHPQSSKLFYL, from the exons ATGGATAAGCATG GCGTGAAGACCCCTCTGTGgaagaaggaggtggaggagcCCGAGCCCAGAGAGGAGGAGCCGGAGGACgagtcgtcgtcgtcgtcgtcgtcatcgtcGGAGGTGGAGAAGCCGGAGCCCGAGAGCACAGCGGAGGTCGAGGAGGACGCCCGCGAGGCTGAGGAGCGCGAGGCCCTCTCGGTGTGCTACTGCCCGCTGCGCCAGGAGCCCAGCACCCAGCAGGTGGCGCTGCTGCGACGCTCGGACAGCGGCTTCTGGGGCTGGCTCAGCCCGTTCGCGCTGCTGGGTGGCCTGGCGGCCCCTGCGGACAG GAAGCGTGGTGCCCCGGAAGAACCGTGCGTGTTGGAGACGCGGCGGCGGCCACCGCGCCGCGGGGTTTGTGCGCGCTGCGAGATCCTTTTCTGCAAGAAATGCAAGAGCCTGCATAGCCACCCGGCCTACATAGAGCACTGTATTCTGGAGCACCCTGACCCGGGTAAGGCGGAGGCCGCCGGGAGCTCTGAGCGCATCCAGTCCCAGCCGCTGCACCCGCAAAGCTCCAAACTCTTCTATCTCTAG